One genomic window of Bartonella sp. HY038 includes the following:
- a CDS encoding replication-associated recombination protein A, which produces MDDLFQSPKQDKLVDQNRPLAERMRPTKLNEVTGQEHLTGEQGILTRMIASHSLGSMIFWGPPGTGKTTIARLLANETDLAFEQISAIFSGVADLKKVFEKARLNQSNGRQTLLFVDEIHRFNRAQQDSFLPVMEDGTVILVGATTENPSFELNAALLSRARVLSFKSHSEESLAVLLSRAEAIENKALPLDETARSVLIRLADGDGRAVLTLAEEIWRAARKDEIFSADSLQDVIQRRAPVYDKGQDGHYNLISALHKSVRGSDPDAALYYLCRMFDAGEDPLYIGRRLVRMAVEDIGLADPQALIVTNAAKDAYDYLGSPEGELALAQACIYLATAPKSNAAYLAYKTAMRAAKENGSLLPPRHILNAPTKLMKEEGYGGGYRYDHDEPDAFSGQDYFPEKMKRQQFYQPVERGFERELQKRLDWWAKLRREREQTN; this is translated from the coding sequence ATGGATGATTTATTTCAATCGCCAAAACAAGATAAACTTGTTGACCAAAATCGTCCTCTTGCCGAGAGAATGCGCCCTACGAAACTCAATGAAGTTACCGGTCAAGAACATTTAACCGGTGAGCAGGGCATATTAACTCGCATGATTGCATCGCACTCCCTTGGCTCGATGATTTTTTGGGGCCCGCCAGGAACTGGAAAAACGACAATAGCAAGGCTTTTAGCCAATGAAACAGACCTAGCTTTTGAGCAGATTTCAGCAATTTTTTCTGGCGTGGCTGATTTAAAGAAAGTTTTTGAAAAGGCGCGGCTAAATCAGAGTAATGGCCGCCAAACTTTACTTTTTGTTGATGAAATCCATCGTTTTAACCGAGCCCAACAGGATAGTTTTTTGCCGGTTATGGAAGATGGAACGGTGATTCTTGTTGGCGCCACCACGGAAAACCCATCTTTTGAGTTAAATGCGGCTTTATTATCACGTGCTCGCGTGTTAAGCTTTAAATCTCATAGTGAAGAGAGCCTAGCTGTTCTTTTATCTCGTGCTGAAGCTATTGAAAATAAAGCATTACCGCTTGATGAAACTGCGCGCAGCGTGTTGATAAGACTGGCTGACGGCGATGGTCGTGCAGTTTTAACCCTTGCTGAAGAAATTTGGCGTGCAGCGCGTAAAGATGAAATTTTTAGTGCAGATTCACTCCAAGATGTGATACAGCGTCGTGCGCCCGTTTACGATAAGGGGCAGGATGGACATTATAATTTAATCTCGGCGCTTCATAAGTCGGTGCGTGGCTCTGATCCCGATGCCGCACTTTATTACCTATGTCGTATGTTTGATGCAGGTGAAGATCCACTTTATATTGGCCGGCGTTTAGTGCGCATGGCAGTTGAAGACATCGGTCTTGCTGATCCTCAGGCGCTTATTGTGACCAACGCCGCCAAAGATGCTTATGATTATTTAGGTTCGCCGGAGGGAGAGCTTGCTTTAGCGCAGGCTTGCATTTATTTGGCAACAGCACCCAAATCTAATGCTGCATATCTTGCATATAAAACCGCTATGCGCGCCGCCAAAGAAAATGGGTCATTATTGCCGCCACGTCATATTTTAAACGCGCCAACAAAATTAATGAAAGAAGAAGGTTATGGTGGTGGTTATCGCTATGACCATGATGAACCAGATGCATTTTCAGGCCAAGATTATTTTCCTGAAAAAATGAAACGTCAACAATTCTATCAACCGGTTGAACGCGGTTTTGAGCGTGAATTGCAAAAACGGCTCGATTGGTGGGCAAAGCTGCGGCGCGAAAGAGAGCAGACCAATTAA
- a CDS encoding vitamin B12-dependent ribonucleotide reductase, which produces MKIARYFTKAGQSPYAEIEFRHATSEIKNPDGSIVFRMENIDVPAQYSQVAADILAQKYFRKAGVPKFLKKVEENDVPSWLWRSVADDIALASTPHSERYGSESDARQVFDRLAGTWTYWGWKGKYFSSEEDARAFRDELAYMLATQRVAPNSPQWFNTGLHWAYGIDGPGQGHYYVDWQTGRLTKSTSSYEHPQPHACFIQSVADDLVNEGGIMDLWVREARLFKYGSGTGSNFSQLRGEGESLSGGGKSSGLMSFLKIGDRAAGAIKSGGTTRRAAKMVVVDADHPDIEAYIDWKVNEEQKVAALVTGSKIVKKHLTAIMKACVNCEADNDDCFDAQKNPALKREIRAAKKDMVPENYIQRVIQFARQGFKEIQFSTYDTDWDSEAYLTVAGQNSNNSVSVKDEFLRAVEQDADWNLIRRTDGGIYKTLKARDLWDRISYAAWASADPGLHFNTTMNDWHTSPAAGPIRASNPCSEYMFLDDTACNLASINLLPYRKQDGNIDIAAYEHTVRLWTIVLEISVMMAQFPSREIARLSYEYRTLGLGYANIGGLLMTSGIPYDSDKGRALGGALTAIMTGVAYATSAEMASELGAFTGYPANASHMLRVIRNHRRAAYGQTQGYEKLAVNPVALKDVDCPDYRLIERARLAWDRALQLGEVHGYRNAQVTVIAPTGTIGLVMDCDTTGIEPDFALVKFKKLAGGGYFKIINRAVPEALRTLGYSESQIAEMEAYAVGHGNINQAPAINPSSLKAKGFTDDKIDLLNAALKSAFDIKFVFNKWTLGEDFCKNVLGLSDAQLDDFSFEMLQALGFSRKDIEKANIHVCGAMTLEGAPFLKEEHYAVFDCANACGKIGKRYLSVESHIRMMAAAQPFISGAISKTINMPNSAKIEDCAKAYMLSWKLGLKANALYRDGSKLSQPLNSSLISDEDDEDDSVETLYEKPMAARVADVSEKVVERVVERVIEKVVEKVVHDRDKLPNRRQGYTQKAIVGGHKVYLRTGEFGDGRLGEIFIDMHKEGAAFRAMMNNFAIAVSLGLQYGVPLEEYVDAFTFTKFEPAGIVQGNDAIKNATSILDYVFRELAVSYLGRNDLAHVDISDFSNTALGKGVKEGKTNLISTGWTRGYKPKSLSPLSNEPKASSNVAPISANSNVTTLKPANTINVVSSSQPTALSSDGATAFKHDFTPEITEEAIDEFEIDSLFNDDEISNALSIKDAEAQQAETKKKTASRRIQAMMQGYTGDMCSECQNFTMVRNGTCLKCDTCGSTSGCS; this is translated from the coding sequence ATGAAAATTGCCCGTTATTTCACCAAAGCAGGTCAATCACCTTATGCTGAGATTGAGTTTCGCCATGCAACGAGCGAAATTAAAAATCCAGATGGATCGATTGTTTTTCGCATGGAAAATATTGATGTACCGGCACAATATAGTCAGGTAGCTGCCGATATTTTGGCGCAGAAATATTTCCGTAAGGCTGGCGTTCCAAAATTTTTGAAAAAAGTTGAGGAAAACGACGTTCCATCTTGGCTTTGGCGCTCGGTCGCAGACGATATCGCGCTTGCCAGTACTCCGCATAGTGAGCGCTATGGTAGTGAAAGTGATGCAAGACAAGTATTTGACCGCTTGGCAGGAACTTGGACCTATTGGGGTTGGAAGGGTAAGTATTTTTCTAGCGAGGAAGATGCACGTGCTTTTCGCGATGAACTTGCTTATATGTTAGCGACGCAACGCGTGGCGCCTAATAGCCCACAATGGTTTAATACAGGTCTTCATTGGGCTTATGGCATTGATGGTCCTGGTCAAGGGCATTATTATGTTGACTGGCAGACTGGCCGTTTAACCAAATCAACTTCATCTTACGAACACCCACAGCCTCATGCTTGCTTCATTCAATCTGTTGCCGATGACCTTGTTAATGAAGGCGGCATTATGGATCTTTGGGTACGTGAAGCGCGCTTATTCAAATATGGTTCAGGTACAGGTTCAAACTTCTCGCAATTGCGCGGTGAAGGTGAAAGCCTATCTGGCGGTGGTAAATCATCTGGCTTAATGAGTTTTTTGAAAATTGGCGATCGTGCGGCTGGAGCTATTAAATCTGGCGGTACAACGCGTCGCGCGGCTAAAATGGTGGTGGTTGATGCGGATCATCCTGATATTGAAGCCTATATTGATTGGAAAGTTAACGAAGAACAAAAAGTTGCCGCTCTCGTCACTGGCTCTAAAATTGTCAAGAAGCATTTAACCGCTATCATGAAAGCATGCGTTAATTGCGAAGCCGATAATGATGATTGTTTTGATGCACAAAAGAACCCTGCCCTAAAGCGTGAAATTCGTGCTGCTAAAAAGGATATGGTGCCTGAAAATTATATTCAACGCGTTATCCAATTTGCACGCCAAGGGTTTAAAGAAATTCAATTTTCTACCTATGACACCGATTGGGATTCAGAAGCCTATTTAACTGTTGCCGGCCAAAACTCAAATAACTCTGTATCAGTTAAAGACGAGTTTTTACGAGCCGTTGAGCAAGATGCCGACTGGAATCTTATCCGTCGTACCGATGGCGGTATTTATAAGACATTGAAAGCTCGCGATTTATGGGATCGTATTTCATATGCGGCATGGGCATCAGCTGATCCTGGCTTGCACTTCAATACAACAATGAATGACTGGCATACATCGCCAGCGGCAGGTCCTATCCGTGCATCAAATCCTTGCTCGGAATATATGTTCCTCGATGATACTGCTTGTAATCTTGCCTCAATCAATCTTTTGCCTTACCGCAAACAAGATGGCAATATTGATATAGCAGCTTATGAACATACTGTGCGCCTTTGGACCATCGTGCTTGAAATCTCGGTAATGATGGCGCAGTTCCCATCGCGCGAAATTGCAAGGCTTTCCTATGAATATCGCACATTAGGTCTTGGCTATGCTAATATTGGTGGCCTCTTAATGACATCTGGTATTCCTTATGATTCTGATAAGGGACGTGCATTAGGCGGTGCATTAACCGCTATTATGACCGGTGTGGCCTATGCAACTTCTGCTGAAATGGCATCTGAATTGGGTGCATTTACGGGTTATCCTGCAAACGCTAGTCATATGTTACGGGTTATACGCAACCATCGCCGCGCAGCCTATGGGCAAACGCAAGGCTATGAAAAACTCGCGGTTAATCCTGTTGCATTAAAAGATGTTGATTGCCCCGATTACCGGTTAATTGAACGTGCTCGCCTTGCTTGGGATAGAGCCTTGCAATTGGGTGAAGTACATGGCTACCGCAATGCTCAAGTAACCGTAATTGCACCAACCGGAACTATTGGTTTGGTGATGGATTGCGACACAACTGGTATTGAACCAGATTTTGCTTTGGTGAAATTTAAGAAATTAGCAGGTGGCGGTTATTTTAAAATTATTAACCGCGCCGTGCCAGAAGCTTTGCGCACCCTTGGCTATAGCGAATCGCAAATTGCTGAAATGGAAGCATATGCAGTTGGCCATGGGAATATCAATCAAGCGCCAGCGATTAATCCATCTTCCTTAAAGGCCAAAGGCTTTACAGATGACAAGATTGATCTTTTAAATGCAGCTCTTAAAAGTGCATTTGACATAAAGTTTGTCTTTAATAAATGGACGCTTGGCGAAGATTTTTGTAAAAACGTTTTAGGCCTTAGTGACGCACAACTTGATGACTTCTCTTTTGAGATGCTACAAGCGCTTGGTTTCTCAAGGAAAGACATCGAAAAAGCAAATATCCATGTTTGCGGCGCAATGACATTAGAAGGTGCACCATTCCTAAAAGAAGAGCATTACGCTGTTTTTGATTGTGCTAATGCTTGCGGTAAGATTGGCAAACGTTATTTGTCAGTCGAAAGCCATATCCGTATGATGGCAGCTGCCCAGCCCTTTATTTCGGGCGCTATTTCAAAAACCATTAATATGCCAAATAGTGCAAAGATTGAAGATTGTGCCAAGGCCTATATGCTTTCTTGGAAACTTGGTCTTAAAGCCAATGCGCTATATCGTGATGGGTCTAAACTGTCGCAACCATTGAATTCATCTCTTATTAGCGATGAAGATGACGAAGATGATAGCGTGGAAACTCTTTATGAAAAGCCAATGGCAGCACGCGTTGCCGATGTTAGCGAAAAAGTGGTTGAAAGAGTTGTTGAGCGCGTCATTGAAAAAGTGGTTGAGAAAGTTGTTCATGACCGCGATAAATTACCTAATCGCCGTCAAGGCTACACACAAAAAGCTATCGTTGGTGGTCACAAGGTGTATTTACGCACTGGTGAATTTGGCGACGGCCGTCTTGGTGAAATCTTTATTGATATGCATAAGGAAGGCGCTGCTTTCCGTGCAATGATGAATAATTTTGCGATCGCTGTGTCACTTGGACTTCAATATGGTGTTCCATTAGAAGAATATGTTGATGCTTTCACCTTTACCAAGTTTGAGCCAGCCGGTATCGTTCAGGGTAATGATGCAATTAAAAATGCAACATCAATTCTCGATTATGTGTTCCGTGAACTTGCTGTTTCCTATTTAGGTCGCAATGATTTAGCCCATGTTGATATTTCAGATTTTTCTAATACTGCTCTTGGTAAAGGCGTAAAAGAAGGCAAAACAAATCTGATTTCAACCGGTTGGACACGTGGCTACAAACCAAAAAGCTTAAGCCCTCTTTCCAATGAGCCTAAAGCTTCCAGTAATGTTGCACCAATTTCAGCAAATTCAAACGTCACGACATTAAAGCCAGCCAATACAATTAACGTTGTTTCTTCTTCACAACCAACTGCATTATCAAGCGATGGCGCTACAGCTTTCAAACATGATTTTACACCCGAAATCACTGAGGAAGCGATTGACGAATTTGAAATTGATTCTTTGTTTAATGATGATGAGATTAGCAATGCTTTATCAATAAAAGATGCAGAAGCACAGCAGGCGGAAACTAAAAAGAAAACCGCTAGTCGGCGTATCCAAGCAATGATGCAAGGATATACAGGCGACATGTGTAGCGAATGTCAAAACTTCACCATGGTGCGTAATGGTACGTGTTTAAAGTGCGATACATGCGGTTCAACTAGCGGCTGCAGCTAA
- a CDS encoding primase-helicase zinc-binding domain-containing protein codes for MSGSIINPFIDEAGGVKIADCVADLGLPTISRNGVYDGSCPQCGGKDRFSYNIRKDV; via the coding sequence ATGAGTGGTTCAATAATCAATCCTTTTATTGATGAAGCCGGTGGCGTAAAAATTGCCGATTGTGTGGCTGATCTTGGTTTGCCAACAATTTCCCGCAATGGTGTTTATGATGGCTCCTGCCCGCAATGTGGTGGCAAGGATCGCTTTTCTTACAATATCCGTAAAGATGTTTGA
- a CDS encoding Lrp/AsnC family transcriptional regulator produces MDRLDRKILRLLQENATLAVADVAKKVGLSTTPCWRRIQKLEEDGVIQRRVAILDPEQVNTKVTVFVSIRTGSHSHEWLKRFSEVVREFPEVVEFYRMSGDIDYLLRVVVPDIGAYDNFYKKLISKIEIRDVSSSFAMEQIKYTTQLPLDYMVLEKETGKRDFE; encoded by the coding sequence ATGGACCGGTTGGACCGTAAAATATTACGTCTTTTACAGGAAAATGCAACTCTTGCAGTAGCAGATGTTGCAAAAAAAGTGGGTCTTTCGACAACCCCTTGTTGGCGTAGAATACAAAAGCTTGAGGAAGATGGGGTTATTCAACGGAGGGTAGCGATACTCGATCCGGAACAGGTCAATACCAAAGTAACGGTATTTGTTTCTATTCGCACCGGCTCTCATTCTCATGAGTGGCTGAAGCGTTTCTCAGAAGTGGTTCGTGAGTTTCCAGAAGTTGTTGAATTTTACCGGATGAGCGGCGATATTGATTATCTGCTTCGCGTTGTTGTTCCTGATATTGGTGCTTATGACAACTTTTATAAAAAGCTAATCAGCAAAATCGAAATTCGTGATGTTTCTTCCTCTTTTGCTATGGAGCAAATCAAGTACACAACGCAATTACCGCTAGATTATATGGTTTTAGAAAAGGAAACAGGAAAGAGAGATTTTGAATAG
- a CDS encoding heme-binding protein, producing MKALLKLAILSCLIALPLPAIAEYSISNLDINDAKNMINTGTSAAAEAKANICIAVVDTSGMLIAFQRMDKAPLSCIDAAIAKAKSAALYRIKTSVNMDRVNSAEPAIATLPNLVPVGGGVPVLNNDIVVGAVGVSGAIRNVEIQIAEKIANTYTKSLTQTNTQ from the coding sequence ATGAAAGCCTTGCTAAAATTAGCAATATTATCTTGTTTAATTGCCCTGCCTTTACCTGCAATTGCAGAATACTCGATTTCAAACCTCGATATCAATGACGCCAAAAATATGATTAATACTGGAACAAGTGCAGCAGCTGAAGCAAAAGCAAATATTTGTATTGCTGTGGTTGATACATCTGGAATGCTAATTGCTTTTCAACGCATGGATAAGGCACCGCTTAGCTGCATTGACGCCGCAATTGCAAAAGCAAAATCTGCGGCTCTTTACCGTATAAAAACATCGGTAAATATGGATCGCGTCAATAGCGCTGAGCCTGCTATTGCAACCTTACCCAATTTGGTGCCTGTTGGCGGTGGCGTACCCGTACTTAATAATGATATAGTAGTCGGCGCTGTTGGTGTGAGCGGCGCAATACGCAATGTAGAAATTCAAATTGCTGAAAAAATTGCCAATACTTACACAAAATCGTTAACCCAAACCAATACTCAATAG
- the murJ gene encoding murein biosynthesis integral membrane protein MurJ, with amino-acid sequence MSLLKKFATVASGTLMSRIFGFIREMLMAAAVGTGPVADAFNAAFRFPNTFRRLFAEGAFNSAFVPLFSKQIEEEGMESARKFSEEVFGVLFSILIVLTIAMELSMPLLVSYVIAPGFTSDPQKYDATVRLATIMFSYLACMSLAAMMGGMLNSLHRYFAAAIAPVFLNIILIGVLAYAWFVKLDVWHVGVYISWGVLVSGLVQLFIVWVAVYNAGMKITLRIPKFTPNVRRLLVLALPAAITGGITQINLLINTNIASSQSGAVSSLVYADRLYQLPLGVVGIAVATVLLPELSRALRAKNMVEASNLQNRSVEFTLFLTLPAAAAFLVMSEPIVRLLFQRGQFDATATLTVASILAIYGLGLPAFVLIKAFIPGFFAREDTKTPMIFAGISVAVNIAIAITLFPYLSAKGIAIAEIVAGWVNAILLLATLIKRGHWSRDSQLLKRVPRLILASLIMAVILYFSIQYLQYPLSVEASLFTRTMTVIGLVLGAMVIYFTTVFTIGGASLSILKRSLKRKKTE; translated from the coding sequence ATGAGTCTTTTAAAGAAGTTTGCAACCGTTGCGTCTGGCACATTAATGAGCCGTATTTTTGGGTTTATACGTGAAATGCTCATGGCCGCAGCCGTTGGAACTGGCCCTGTTGCCGATGCGTTTAACGCCGCATTTCGTTTTCCTAACACGTTTCGTCGTCTTTTCGCAGAAGGTGCATTTAATTCCGCTTTTGTCCCTTTGTTTTCGAAACAAATCGAGGAAGAGGGCATGGAAAGTGCTCGTAAGTTTTCCGAAGAGGTCTTTGGTGTTTTATTTTCCATCCTAATTGTTTTAACAATAGCAATGGAACTTTCAATGCCGCTGCTTGTTTCCTATGTTATTGCACCTGGCTTTACAAGCGACCCACAAAAATACGATGCAACCGTACGCCTTGCCACCATCATGTTTTCTTACCTTGCATGTATGTCATTGGCGGCAATGATGGGCGGTATGCTCAATTCACTTCATCGTTATTTTGCTGCAGCTATTGCACCGGTTTTTCTCAATATTATTCTGATTGGCGTTTTGGCATATGCATGGTTTGTAAAGCTCGATGTTTGGCATGTTGGTGTCTATATTTCTTGGGGGGTATTGGTTTCAGGTTTGGTGCAATTATTTATTGTATGGGTAGCCGTCTATAACGCTGGAATGAAGATCACATTGCGCATCCCTAAATTCACACCGAATGTACGTCGCTTACTCGTATTAGCGCTACCTGCGGCTATTACTGGCGGCATCACCCAAATTAATTTGCTTATCAATACCAATATCGCATCAAGCCAATCTGGAGCGGTATCATCACTTGTTTATGCTGATCGTCTTTATCAATTACCTCTTGGCGTTGTTGGCATTGCTGTTGCAACGGTTCTTTTGCCAGAGCTATCAAGGGCATTGCGCGCTAAAAATATGGTTGAAGCAAGCAATTTACAAAATAGATCTGTTGAATTTACTTTGTTTTTAACTCTGCCAGCTGCAGCAGCGTTCCTTGTAATGTCAGAGCCCATTGTACGCCTATTATTTCAACGAGGACAATTTGATGCAACTGCTACCCTAACTGTTGCTTCAATCCTTGCCATTTACGGGCTTGGTCTGCCAGCATTTGTATTGATAAAAGCTTTTATTCCAGGATTTTTTGCCCGTGAAGATACTAAAACACCAATGATTTTTGCCGGTATTTCAGTTGCAGTCAATATTGCTATTGCAATTACACTATTCCCCTATCTTTCAGCAAAGGGAATAGCTATTGCTGAGATTGTAGCTGGATGGGTTAATGCTATACTTTTGCTCGCAACACTTATTAAAAGAGGGCATTGGAGCAGGGATAGTCAACTATTAAAACGAGTACCCCGTTTAATTCTTGCATCACTTATTATGGCTGTAATTTTATATTTTTCTATTCAATATTTGCAATATCCATTATCGGTTGAAGCATCATTATTCACCCGCACTATGACTGTTATTGGGTTAGTCCTTGGTGCGATGGTTATATATTTCACTACTGTTTTTACAATTGGTGGTGCCAGTCTATCTATCCTAAAACGTAGTTTGAAACGGAAAAAAACAGAATAA
- a CDS encoding ABC transporter substrate-binding protein, which produces MRLSMKSVLSAVLLSSCFFAPKAFADITIGFIGPVTGPVAAYGVQASNGTRIAIDEINKKGGVNGEKLVLKIFDDAAEPKQGISVANQIASEGILYVVGPVTSNSAMPVSTILENNDILMVTPSSTTPELSARNMWNVFRTIGRDDQQADFAAEYALAHWKGKNIAIIHDKATYGKGLADSFKKTLNAGGITESYYGSITPGERDYNVIVSRLKADNVDYVYFGGYHPEAGLLLRQMREQGVKAIMIGGDGLNTSGLGAIAGDAVEGTIFTNPADSSKNPLAKDALEALSANKIPTEAFTMNGYAAVQVIAFGIEKAGSADDAQAVADVLHSGEPIPTAIGEITYGERGDMTSKTFSLYQWENGKIVPVE; this is translated from the coding sequence ATGCGTTTATCTATGAAATCCGTTCTTTCAGCTGTACTTCTTTCCAGCTGTTTTTTTGCACCCAAAGCCTTTGCTGATATTACCATTGGCTTTATTGGTCCTGTAACAGGTCCAGTGGCAGCCTATGGCGTACAGGCTAGCAACGGTACTCGTATCGCAATTGATGAAATTAATAAAAAAGGCGGCGTTAACGGTGAAAAGCTTGTTTTAAAGATTTTTGACGATGCAGCAGAGCCAAAACAAGGCATTTCGGTAGCCAACCAAATTGCCAGTGAAGGTATTCTTTATGTTGTTGGACCAGTAACATCCAACTCTGCAATGCCTGTATCAACTATTTTAGAAAATAATGATATTTTGATGGTTACTCCGTCATCTACAACACCTGAACTATCTGCACGAAATATGTGGAATGTTTTTAGAACAATTGGGCGAGATGACCAACAAGCAGATTTTGCTGCTGAATATGCACTTGCGCATTGGAAGGGAAAAAATATTGCAATCATCCATGATAAGGCTACTTATGGAAAAGGTCTTGCGGATTCGTTTAAAAAGACTTTGAACGCTGGTGGTATAACCGAAAGCTATTATGGATCAATCACACCTGGCGAGCGCGATTATAATGTCATTGTTAGCCGCCTAAAGGCTGATAATGTTGATTATGTTTATTTTGGCGGTTATCATCCTGAAGCAGGTCTTCTTTTACGCCAAATGCGTGAGCAGGGGGTAAAGGCAATCATGATCGGTGGCGATGGTCTTAATACTTCAGGATTAGGAGCTATTGCGGGTGATGCTGTTGAAGGGACGATCTTCACCAATCCGGCAGATTCTTCGAAAAATCCGTTGGCAAAAGATGCGTTAGAGGCGCTCAGCGCCAATAAAATTCCTACAGAAGCCTTTACTATGAACGGTTATGCCGCAGTGCAAGTCATTGCATTTGGCATTGAAAAGGCAGGAAGTGCGGATGATGCGCAAGCAGTTGCAGATGTGCTTCATTCTGGAGAACCAATCCCGACAGCTATTGGTGAGATCACCTATGGTGAGCGTGGTGACATGACATCAAAAACATTTTCTCTATATCAATGGGAAAACGGTAAAATTGTACCGGTAGAATAA